A single Roseinatronobacter monicus DNA region contains:
- a CDS encoding F0F1 ATP synthase subunit gamma — protein MPNLKDLKNRIASVKSTRKITKAMQMVAAAKLRRAQDAAVAARPYADKMADVVNGLAASAVGSETAPKLLAGTGSDQTHLLVVMTAERGLCGGFNSSIVKIARYRANKLIKEGKTVKILTVGKKGREQLKRDLSAHMVGHVDFSDVKRVNYENAAEVSKKVFEMFDAGEFDVATIFYNRFESVISQIPTPKQIIPAVVPEGAEVDALYDYEPSEEAILEDLLPRSVTTQIFTALLENGASEQGARMSAMDNATRNAGDMIDKLTTVYNRSRQAAITKELIEIISGAEAL, from the coding sequence ATGCCCAACCTCAAGGACCTGAAAAATCGGATCGCGAGCGTCAAGTCGACGCGCAAGATCACGAAAGCCATGCAGATGGTCGCGGCGGCGAAACTTCGCCGCGCCCAGGATGCGGCCGTGGCCGCACGCCCCTATGCCGACAAGATGGCCGATGTGGTCAATGGTCTGGCAGCTTCGGCTGTCGGATCAGAAACCGCGCCAAAGCTTCTGGCAGGTACCGGCAGCGATCAGACCCACCTTCTGGTGGTGATGACCGCAGAACGCGGCTTGTGCGGTGGCTTCAACTCTTCGATCGTGAAAATCGCGCGCTACCGTGCGAACAAGCTGATCAAGGAAGGCAAGACCGTCAAGATTCTGACCGTTGGCAAAAAAGGCCGTGAACAGCTGAAGCGTGATCTGTCTGCGCATATGGTCGGCCATGTTGACTTTAGCGACGTCAAACGCGTCAACTATGAGAACGCGGCCGAAGTCTCGAAAAAAGTGTTCGAGATGTTTGATGCGGGCGAATTCGATGTTGCAACAATCTTCTACAACCGCTTCGAATCTGTAATCAGCCAGATCCCGACACCTAAGCAGATTATTCCCGCCGTTGTGCCGGAAGGTGCCGAGGTGGATGCACTCTATGATTACGAGCCATCCGAAGAAGCCATCCTTGAAGATTTGTTGCCGCGTTCGGTCACAACGCAGATCTTCACCGCGCTTTTGGAAAACGGCGCCTCGGAGCAGGGTGCGCGCATGTCCGCTATGGACAACGCCACACGCAATGCTGGCGACATGATCGACAAGCTGACAACGGTTTACAACCGCTCGCGTCAGGCTGCGATCACCAAAGAGCTTATCGAGATCATTTCGGGCGCCGAGGCGCTCTGA